In Trifolium pratense cultivar HEN17-A07 linkage group LG7, ARS_RC_1.1, whole genome shotgun sequence, a genomic segment contains:
- the LOC123895854 gene encoding uncharacterized protein LOC123895854, which yields MLRAQINGFRQKEGESFFEAWERYKDMMRLCPHHGLEQWLIIHTFYNGLLYNTRLTINAAAGGALMDKPYQEATQLIENMAQNHYQWGSERAAIEKSQTKGGMYEVSGIDHVNAKIEALSQKIESLTLSPAATIAAVQPNCELCGVPGHITSECQLLAGLDQANYVQGNPYPNTYNPGWKNHPSLSYKNNNDLFAPNTPPGFQNQIGAPVAPVAPQKSNFELMMENFVLAQTQQNKEFMNQNIHTNELIKQLANKIDSISTHNKMLETQISQVAQQQAATAAPAGTLLGQPQSNPKCHVNAITLRSGTELENPVANRVRARDLGKSVEKDSESVTDKDTEREPIVVEDGQKLKAKEVIENNQEKPYVPPPPYKPPIPYPQRLAKSKNLGQFEKFIEMLKKLHIDIPFIEAITQIPSYAKFLKEILSNKRKMEDIGQVECNAISENKLAPKLEDPRNFSIPCVVGRYVIDKALCDLGASVSLMPLSICKRLRLRDLKPTKMSLQLADRSIKYPLGILENVPVRIGQLFIPTDFVIMDIREDVDIPILLGRPFLATAGAIINVKKGKLTFEVGDEKIEFILSQFMKGPTFKNSCCRLNIVEGHIDKSTSEQVPPAILKSHPVNDIFQNTKHKEGEDYENMLGGFPDTHDHIFKECQMLAHGKIHTVEKKLPPPLTRKKAKGKAPIRWLDVFKWISKDVEYSVKDISLKEAPS from the coding sequence ATGTTAAGAGCCCAAATCAACGGATTTAGGCAAAAAGAAGGAGAATCATTTTTCGAAGCTTGGGAAAGATACAAGGATATGATGAGACTCTGTCCACACCACGGTTTAGAACAATGGCTTATTATCCATACCTTCTACAATGGGCTTCTATATAACACTAGACTCACCATAAATGCGGCCGCCGGTGGAGCATTGATGGATAAACCTTACCAAGAAGCCACCCAGCTTATAGAAAACATGGCCCAAAACCATTATCAATGGGGAAGCGAACGCGCTGCCATAGAGAAATCCCAGACGAAAGGCGGTATGTACGAAGTAAGCGGCATAGACCATGTCAATGCCAAAATAGAAGCCCTTTCTCAAAAGATAGAGAGTTTAACTCTATCTCCCGCCGCTACCATAGCCGCAGTACAACCGAACTGCGAACTATGTGGAGTTCCTGGACACATAACCTCTGAATGTCAATTATTGGCCGGACTCGACCAAGCAAATTATGTGCAAGGAAACCCGTACCCCAACACGTACAACCCCGGGTGGAAAAATCATCCAAGCCTCTCCTATAAGAATAATAATGATTTATTTGCGCCTAACACTCCACCAGGCTTCCAAAACCAAATAGGAGCCCCTGTTGCTCCCGTTGCCCCTCAAAAGTCAAACTTTGAACTTATGATGGAGAATTTTGTCCTAGCTCAGACTCAACAAAATAAGGAATTCATGAACCAAAATATTCACACTAATGAGTTGATTAAGCAGTTAGCCAACAAAATTGATTCCATTTCCACTCATAATAAGATGCTAGAAACTCAAATTTCTCAAGTGGCTCAACAACAGGCAGCTACAGCTGCCCCAGCTGGAACATTACTCGGCCAACCGCAATCAAATCCCAAGTGCCACGTTAACGCTATAACACTGCGAAGCGGAACAGAGTTAGAAAACCCCGTTGCTAATAGAGTTAGAGCGAGAGACTTAGGAAAAAGTGTAGAGAAAGACTCGGAGAGTGTAACTGACAAGGACACTGAGAGAGAACCAATAGTAGTGGAGGATGGACAAAAATTGAAGGCTAAAGAGGTGATTGAGAATAATCAAGAAAAACCATATGTACCCCCTCCTCCTTACAAGCCTCCTATCCCATATCCTCAAAGACTTGCAAAATCTAAGAATCTGGGGCAGTTTGAGAAGTTTATCGAGATGCTCAAAAAGCTTCATATTGACATACCCTTCATTGAGGCTATAACCCAGATACCTTCCTATGCcaaattcttaaaagaaattctttcaaacaagcgaaagatggaagacattgGGCAAGTGGAATGCAATGCAATTAGTGAAAACAAGCTAGCCCCAAAACTCGAGGACCCAAGAAACTTTTCTATTCCCTGCGTTGTTGGTAGATATGTCATAGATAAAGCCCTTTGTGATCTAGGAGCAAGTGTAAGTTTGATGCCTCTATCTATCTGCAAGAGGCTCAGACTTAGAGACTTAAAACCTACTAAGATGTCCTTACAGTTGGCTGACAGATCTATCAAATACCCATTAGGAATACTGGAAAATGTTCCAGTAAGGATCGGCCAACTGTTTATCCCTACTGATTTTGTGATCATGGACATCAGGGAAGACGTTGATATTCCCATTCTGTTAGGTAGACCTTTCTTAGCTACTGCAGGCGCTATAATAAATGTAAAGAAAGGGAAGCTTACCTTTGAGGTTGGGGATGAGAAAATCGAGTTCATACTATCTCAATTCATGAAAGGCCCCACCTTTAAGAATTCTTGTTGTAGACTCAACATAGTTGAAGGACATATCGATAAAAGCACCTCTGAACAAGTCCCTCCCGCCATACTAAAATCCCACCCAGTAAATGATATCTTCCAGAATACGAAACACAAAGAGGGTGAGGATTATGAGAATATGCTAGGTGGATTTCCTGATACTCATGACCATATTTTTAAAGAATGCCAAATGCTGGCACATGGGAAGATTCACACAGTGGAGAAGAAACTCCCACCTCCTCTCACCAGAAAGAAAGCAAAAGGGAAAGCACCTATTAGATGGTTGGATGTGTTCAAATGGATCTCTAAGGATGTTGAGTACAGTGTTAAGGATATCAGTCTGAAAGAGGCGCCCTCTTGA